From Zalophus californianus isolate mZalCal1 chromosome 16, mZalCal1.pri.v2, whole genome shotgun sequence, one genomic window encodes:
- the MRPL45 gene encoding 39S ribosomal protein L45, mitochondrial isoform X1, whose protein sequence is MRPLSCPRLLKPSPHPSGLCGTKMAAPVPRGLFCLSKALGWWSRQPVLVTQSTVVVPVRTKKRFTPPTYKPKYKSEKEFIEFARKAGLVIPPERLERPLHLACTAGIFDTYVPPEGDARLSSLAKEGLAQRSERLKKKVASQLSIRKIREHDPNFKIKDFPEKAKDIFIEAHLCLNNSDHDRLHTLVTENCFPDMVWDITYKTVRWSFIESLEPPQVVQVRCSSLLNQGNIYGQVTVRMHTRQTLAIYDRFGRLMYGQEDVPRDVLEYVVFEKHLVNPYGSWRMHGKIIPPWAPPKQTILKTVMIPGPQLKPWEDYEEPQGEACKPQLS, encoded by the exons ATGCGCCCTCTCTCGTGCCCTCGGCTCTTAAAGCCTAGTCCCCATCCCAGCGGCCTTTGCGGGACCAAAATGGCAGCCCCCGTGCCGCGGGGGTTGTTTTGTTTATCCAAAGCTCTAGGATGGTGGTCTCGTCAG CCAGTCCTGGTGACTCAGTCCACAGTTGTAGTTCCAGTGAGAACTAAGAAACGTTTCACACCTCCTACTTACAAACccaaatacaaatcagaaaaggagTTTATAGAATTTGCCCGGAAAGCAGGTCTGGTCATTCCTCCAGAACGTTTGGAACGTCCCCTACATCTGGCCTGTACAG CTGGTATCTTTGACACCTACGTTCCTCCAGAAGGTGATGCTCGCTTGTCATCTCTTGCAAAGGAAGGTTTGGCACAGAGAAGTGAGCGATTGAAGAAGAAGGTGGCATCACAATTGTC AATCCGGAAGATAAGAGAACATGATccgaattttaaaataaaggactTCCCTGAAAAAGCTAAGGATATTTTTATTGAAGCTCATCTTTGTCTGAACAA ctcagACCATGACCGGCTTCATACCTTGGTAACTGAAAACTGTTTTCCG GACATGGTCTGGGACATCACCTATAAGACCGTCCGCTGGAGCTTCATAGAATCTTTAGAGCCACCACAGGTGGTTCAGGTTCGCTGTTCGAGTCTCCTGAACCAGGGCAACATATACGGCCAGGTCACTGTCCGCATGCACACCCGGCAG ACTCTGGCCATCTATGACCGGTTTGGCCGGCTGATGTACGGACAGGAAGATGTGCCCAGGGATGTCCTGGAGTATGTTGTGTTTGAAAAGCACCTGGTAAATCCCTACGGGAGCTGGAGAATGCATGGCAAGATCATTCCCCCATGGGCACCCCCTAAGCAGACCATCCTTAAG ACGGTGATGATCCCTGGGCCCCAGCTGAAACCCTGGGAAGACTATGAAGAGCCACAGGGAGAGGCCTGTAAGCCTCAGCTATCCTGA
- the MRPL45 gene encoding 39S ribosomal protein L45, mitochondrial isoform X2, which produces MARSTLEVTMGEKRRKGKNGTRWRSDASENTGQNQETFVSEPVLVTQSTVVVPVRTKKRFTPPTYKPKYKSEKEFIEFARKAGLVIPPERLERPLHLACTAGIFDTYVPPEGDARLSSLAKEGLAQRSERLKKKVASQLSIRKIREHDPNFKIKDFPEKAKDIFIEAHLCLNNSDHDRLHTLVTENCFPDMVWDITYKTVRWSFIESLEPPQVVQVRCSSLLNQGNIYGQVTVRMHTRQTLAIYDRFGRLMYGQEDVPRDVLEYVVFEKHLVNPYGSWRMHGKIIPPWAPPKQTILKTVMIPGPQLKPWEDYEEPQGEACKPQLS; this is translated from the exons ATGGCACGTTCCACCCTAGAAGTGACtatgggagaaaagagaagaaaagggaagaacgGAACCAGGTGGAGAAGTGATGCTTCAGAAAACACAGGGCAAAATCAAGAGACTTTTGTCTCAGAG CCAGTCCTGGTGACTCAGTCCACAGTTGTAGTTCCAGTGAGAACTAAGAAACGTTTCACACCTCCTACTTACAAACccaaatacaaatcagaaaaggagTTTATAGAATTTGCCCGGAAAGCAGGTCTGGTCATTCCTCCAGAACGTTTGGAACGTCCCCTACATCTGGCCTGTACAG CTGGTATCTTTGACACCTACGTTCCTCCAGAAGGTGATGCTCGCTTGTCATCTCTTGCAAAGGAAGGTTTGGCACAGAGAAGTGAGCGATTGAAGAAGAAGGTGGCATCACAATTGTC AATCCGGAAGATAAGAGAACATGATccgaattttaaaataaaggactTCCCTGAAAAAGCTAAGGATATTTTTATTGAAGCTCATCTTTGTCTGAACAA ctcagACCATGACCGGCTTCATACCTTGGTAACTGAAAACTGTTTTCCG GACATGGTCTGGGACATCACCTATAAGACCGTCCGCTGGAGCTTCATAGAATCTTTAGAGCCACCACAGGTGGTTCAGGTTCGCTGTTCGAGTCTCCTGAACCAGGGCAACATATACGGCCAGGTCACTGTCCGCATGCACACCCGGCAG ACTCTGGCCATCTATGACCGGTTTGGCCGGCTGATGTACGGACAGGAAGATGTGCCCAGGGATGTCCTGGAGTATGTTGTGTTTGAAAAGCACCTGGTAAATCCCTACGGGAGCTGGAGAATGCATGGCAAGATCATTCCCCCATGGGCACCCCCTAAGCAGACCATCCTTAAG ACGGTGATGATCCCTGGGCCCCAGCTGAAACCCTGGGAAGACTATGAAGAGCCACAGGGAGAGGCCTGTAAGCCTCAGCTATCCTGA